One stretch of Candidatus Baltobacteraceae bacterium DNA includes these proteins:
- a CDS encoding carboxylate-amine ligase, which produces MTAIAVPTFTLGIEEEFQVIDPETRELRSHLAEMFAQGEQTMGEQIKREMHQPVIEVGTNICADMRDARREVTKLRTEIVRLARQNGMRVAAAGTHPFTHWSNVEITDHERYAKLIYDLQMVARANLIFGLHVHVAVEDPDTRIHIMNAVRYFLPHIFALSVNSPFWCGTNTGWKSYRAKVFERFPRTGIPDYFGSAAEYEDFVKTLVVTGCIDNAKKIWWDVRPHPFFPTLEYRICDVPMRIDETLCFAALFQALTYKLYRLFSRNQGWRLYRRSLIAENKQRAARWGIDGKLVDLGKRVEIPTESLMQELLAFIDDVVDDLGSREEVNYVYEIIQRRTGADRQLAVYEQTGSLQAVVDYIVSETEQGLTV; this is translated from the coding sequence GTGACGGCAATCGCGGTGCCCACCTTCACGCTGGGTATCGAAGAAGAGTTCCAGGTCATCGATCCGGAGACGCGCGAGCTGCGCTCGCATCTCGCCGAAATGTTCGCGCAAGGCGAGCAAACCATGGGCGAACAGATCAAGCGCGAGATGCATCAGCCGGTGATCGAGGTCGGCACCAACATCTGCGCCGACATGCGCGACGCGCGTCGAGAAGTGACCAAGCTGCGCACGGAAATCGTGCGGCTCGCGCGGCAAAACGGAATGCGCGTCGCGGCGGCGGGAACGCATCCGTTCACGCACTGGTCGAACGTCGAGATCACCGATCACGAACGCTACGCCAAGCTGATCTACGATCTGCAGATGGTCGCGCGCGCAAACTTGATTTTTGGATTGCACGTTCACGTCGCCGTCGAGGATCCCGACACCCGCATCCACATCATGAACGCCGTGCGGTACTTCTTGCCGCATATTTTTGCGCTCTCGGTGAACTCGCCGTTCTGGTGCGGCACCAACACGGGTTGGAAGAGCTACCGCGCGAAAGTCTTCGAGCGCTTCCCGCGCACCGGCATTCCGGATTACTTCGGCTCGGCGGCGGAGTACGAAGACTTCGTCAAGACGCTGGTCGTGACCGGCTGCATCGACAACGCGAAGAAGATCTGGTGGGACGTGCGTCCTCATCCATTCTTTCCGACGCTCGAATACCGCATCTGCGACGTTCCGATGCGCATCGACGAGACGCTGTGTTTTGCGGCGCTCTTCCAGGCGTTGACGTACAAACTTTACCGTCTGTTCAGCCGCAATCAAGGTTGGCGCCTCTACCGCCGCTCGCTCATTGCCGAGAACAAGCAGCGGGCCGCGCGGTGGGGAATCGACGGAAAGCTCGTCGATTTGGGTAAACGCGTCGAGATTCCCACGGAGTCGCTAATGCAGGAGCTGCTGGCGTTCATCGACGACGTCGTCGACGATCTGGGTTCCCGTGAAGAAGTGAACTACGTCTACGAGATCATCCAGCGGCGAACCGGCGCGGACCGGCAGCTGGCCGTCTACGAACAGACCGGCAGCTTGCAAGCAGTGGTAGACTATATCGTCAGTGAAACGGAACAAGGATTAACGGTTTGA
- a CDS encoding alpha/beta hydrolase-fold protein produces the protein MNRQQGSWFSQSLQRQMDFLRFGDRGFPVIFFPTSMGSFHQYEDQNTVGYLTDKVDAGFVQLFCVDSVDAESWYNDGAPPSYRALRQTQYDAYLRDEFAPHVQNVANRGDMGVFGCSFGAYHAANFAARYPGLVSKAVCLSGIYDIHRFVNGYWDDNCYFNCPTAYVPNMNGEWIDRLRAVQWTIATGEHDSLVQQNRDFSTLLWSKGVPNHCEIWPGVFGHDWPWWNEAVRRFY, from the coding sequence ATGAACCGCCAACAGGGGTCCTGGTTTAGCCAGTCCTTACAGCGCCAGATGGATTTCTTGCGCTTCGGGGACCGCGGCTTCCCGGTGATCTTTTTCCCAACGTCGATGGGCAGCTTCCATCAATACGAAGACCAGAATACGGTCGGCTACCTTACCGATAAAGTCGACGCCGGGTTCGTTCAGCTCTTTTGCGTCGATTCCGTCGACGCCGAGAGTTGGTACAACGACGGCGCGCCGCCGTCGTACCGGGCGCTTCGTCAGACGCAGTACGATGCGTATCTGCGCGACGAGTTCGCACCGCACGTGCAAAACGTCGCAAACCGAGGCGACATGGGCGTGTTCGGCTGCAGTTTCGGCGCGTACCACGCGGCGAACTTCGCGGCGCGCTATCCAGGGCTCGTCAGCAAGGCGGTCTGCTTGTCGGGAATCTACGACATTCACCGTTTCGTCAACGGTTATTGGGACGATAACTGTTACTTCAACTGTCCGACGGCGTACGTCCCGAATATGAACGGCGAATGGATCGATCGCCTGCGCGCAGTGCAATGGACGATCGCGACGGGCGAGCACGACTCCCTCGTGCAGCAGAACCGCGACTTCTCGACGTTGCTATGGAGTAAAGGCGTCCCGAATCACTGCGAGATTTGGCCCGGCGTTTTCGGTCACGATTGGCCGTGGTGGAACGAAGCGGTTCGCCGGTTCTATTAA